Proteins from one Romboutsia sp. CE17 genomic window:
- a CDS encoding 4Fe-4S binding protein, whose translation MKLFKIYFSPTGGTKKVADLISRQFDCETIELDLSNRMEDFSKFTFSEKDLCIVAVPSFGGRVPMVAMSHIKKLNGNGSKVILVATYGNRAYEDVLLELKDTLTTLGFFCIAAIASVTEHSIMHQFATGRPDSQDKKELIKFSDEIKEALKHSKATKDLYVPGNNPYKEYKVIPLVPEARQECMRCGICAIKCPVNAISEENPILVEKEKCISCMRCVVVCPNKARGVNEELILAISKKLEKACSERKMNELFL comes from the coding sequence ATGAAACTATTTAAAATTTATTTTAGTCCAACAGGTGGAACTAAAAAAGTAGCAGATTTAATAAGTAGACAATTTGATTGTGAAACAATAGAATTAGATTTGTCAAATAGAATGGAAGATTTCTCGAAATTTACTTTTAGTGAAAAAGACCTTTGCATTGTAGCAGTTCCATCTTTTGGTGGGCGTGTACCAATGGTAGCAATGTCTCATATTAAGAAGTTAAATGGAAATGGTTCAAAAGTAATTTTAGTAGCAACATATGGGAATAGAGCATATGAAGACGTATTGTTAGAATTGAAAGATACATTAACAACATTAGGATTTTTCTGTATAGCAGCAATCGCTTCAGTTACAGAACATTCCATTATGCATCAATTTGCAACTGGAAGACCGGATTCACAAGATAAAAAAGAATTGATAAAATTTTCTGACGAGATTAAAGAAGCTTTGAAACACTCAAAAGCGACTAAAGATTTGTATGTACCGGGAAATAATCCATATAAAGAATATAAGGTTATTCCTTTAGTTCCAGAAGCAAGACAAGAATGTATGAGATGTGGTATATGTGCTATAAAATGTCCAGTTAATGCTATTTCAGAAGAGAATCCAATTTTGGTAGAAAAAGAAAAATGTATTTCCTGCATGCGTTGTGTAGTTGTCTGTCCCAATAAAGCTCGAGGTGTAAATGAAGAATTAATATTGGCAATTTCAAAAAAATTAGAAAAGGCATGTTCTGAAAGAAAAATGAATGAACTATTTTTATAA
- a CDS encoding prolyl-tRNA synthetase associated domain-containing protein, whose protein sequence is MLKSLNIYYEMVSHKEVYTINEMLQLNLPKSESVAKNLFVRDDKKRNYYLIVVREEKKVELKKFREKIASRPLSFASEDDLNSILELSKGSVTPFGIINDKKQKVKVFIDNEFKDDTIGVHPNDNTATIWLKTNDLVKIIEQHGNLVEFIEI, encoded by the coding sequence TTGTTAAAAAGCTTAAATATTTATTATGAGATGGTTTCACATAAGGAAGTATACACTATTAATGAGATGCTACAATTAAATTTACCTAAATCAGAATCAGTAGCAAAGAATTTATTTGTGCGTGATGATAAAAAACGAAATTATTATTTAATAGTAGTTCGTGAAGAGAAGAAAGTAGAATTAAAGAAATTTAGAGAAAAAATTGCCTCTCGACCACTCAGTTTTGCTTCTGAAGATGATTTAAATTCAATACTAGAACTATCAAAAGGTTCTGTAACACCTTTTGGTATTATAAATGATAAGAAACAAAAAGTTAAAGTGTTTATTGATAATGAGTTTAAAGATGATACTATTGGAGTTCATCCAAATGACAATACTGCTACAATATGGTTAAAAACAAATGACTTAGTTAAGATTATTGAGCAACACGGTAACCTAGTTGAATTTATTGAAATATAG
- a CDS encoding nucleotide sugar dehydrogenase, with protein MTLYNDILNKKEKIAIIGLGYVGLPLAIEFAKKVEVIGFDINNKKIDNYINGNDVTEEVGNYELKKTNVKFTSDEAYLKDCKLHIVCVPTPINNDKTPNLDPIISATETIARNMKKGSIVVYESTVYPGTTEEICVPILEKISGLKYKEEFKVGYSPERINPGDKENKLTKIVKVVSGCDEESLEEIAKIYEMIITAGIYRAESIKVAESAKVIENSQRDINIAFMNEIAMVFNKMNIDTKSVLEAASTKWNFLNFTPGLVGGHCIGVDPYYFIYKAEELGYHSQIILSGRKINDIIPKYIAENTVKKIINSNKLVKNSKIGIMGITFKENCPDIRNSKVIDMINELKDYGVNVYVYDPIANKEDLADEFDIHLNDIDEFIDMDAIIVAVSHDDFKSINLDKFENMYSDNNKILIDVKGIFDKKEALEKGFVYWRL; from the coding sequence TTGACTTTATATAATGACATTTTAAATAAAAAAGAAAAAATTGCTATTATAGGATTAGGATATGTAGGATTACCTTTAGCAATAGAGTTTGCTAAAAAAGTAGAGGTTATTGGATTTGATATAAATAATAAAAAAATCGATAACTATATAAATGGAAATGATGTAACAGAAGAAGTAGGAAACTATGAATTAAAAAAAACTAATGTGAAATTTACTAGTGATGAAGCATATTTAAAAGATTGTAAACTTCATATTGTATGTGTACCTACACCAATAAATAATGATAAAACACCTAATTTAGACCCTATTATATCAGCTACAGAAACTATAGCTAGAAATATGAAAAAAGGGTCTATTGTTGTGTACGAATCTACAGTTTATCCAGGAACAACTGAAGAAATTTGCGTTCCTATATTAGAAAAGATATCGGGATTAAAATATAAAGAAGAATTTAAAGTTGGATACTCTCCAGAAAGAATTAACCCAGGAGATAAAGAGAATAAATTAACTAAAATTGTAAAAGTTGTATCTGGCTGTGATGAAGAATCTTTAGAAGAAATAGCGAAAATATATGAAATGATAATAACAGCAGGCATATACAGGGCAGAGAGCATTAAGGTAGCAGAATCTGCTAAAGTAATTGAAAATTCTCAAAGAGATATTAATATAGCATTTATGAATGAAATAGCTATGGTATTTAATAAAATGAATATTGATACAAAATCTGTATTAGAAGCTGCAAGCACAAAGTGGAATTTCCTTAATTTTACTCCGGGGTTAGTAGGAGGACATTGCATAGGTGTTGATCCATATTACTTTATATATAAAGCAGAAGAACTTGGATATCATTCACAAATAATTTTATCTGGAAGAAAGATAAATGATATTATTCCAAAGTATATTGCTGAAAATACAGTAAAAAAAATAATCAATTCAAATAAGCTTGTAAAAAATTCTAAAATTGGAATTATGGGAATTACATTTAAAGAAAATTGTCCAGATATTAGAAATTCAAAAGTTATAGATATGATAAATGAATTAAAAGATTATGGAGTAAATGTATATGTATATGACCCAATAGCTAATAAAGAAGATTTAGCTGATGAGTTTGATATACATTTAAATGATATAGATGAATTTATAGATATGGATGCGATTATAGTTGCAGTGTCTCATGATGATTTTAAATCTATAAATTTAGACAAATTTGAAAATATGTATTCTGATAATAACAAAATACTAATAGACGTAAAAGGTATATTTGATAAAAAAGAAGCATTAGAAAAAGGATTTGTTTATTGGAGATTATAG
- a CDS encoding glycosyltransferase: protein MKEVFPKSKSDRRLLTHVPDPTNRRKTVDRRGINLDSSYEFGIRYELEIPVYIYTKEEMIEAQSIDLSVTGILIKIKKDTNYSISEGDNVKLKFYIPEGYMKEGYDHKVKINSNIVRSFEDEEYIYFGCVFEKNLHNYFTKRRWISEISIASIFLGLVSFSIIGMRINSVIYFRYDPLIYGYSILTAVYLLSRYLFGAFYKSVPIDENYTPGVSVIIPCFNEEEWIQKTIIGCLNQDYPIDKLEVIVVDDCSNDNSVQKINEIIERLKVECSDYDVESRIKFILQPDNRGKREALVAGVNVAKHELVTFVDSDSFLEPRAIKNLVQPFRDPKVGGVTGRTDVENAWTNYITKMQAVRYYVAFRMIKAAESIFDCVTCLSGPISCYRKDLVDKYKYDWLSQTFLGQPATFGDDRSMTNFILKHHRTVYQDSAICTTIVPSDFKVFLKQQMRWKRSWLRESIRAGGFMWKKEPFHAISFYAGIIVPVLAPLIVIYNMMYVPIVYKTFPIVFISGILLMSFLMSFVYLLFRKSKIWIYGLWFCLFYECILIWQMPIACLTFWKSTWGTRKTKEDIEHEKKQKKRKQDKIRRKNMKEEYAHSK, encoded by the coding sequence GTGAAAGAAGTATTTCCAAAATCAAAGAGCGATAGAAGGTTACTTACTCATGTGCCAGATCCAACAAATAGAAGAAAAACTGTGGATAGAAGAGGGATAAATCTAGATAGTTCATATGAATTTGGGATAAGATATGAACTTGAAATTCCTGTATATATATATACAAAAGAAGAAATGATAGAAGCTCAATCGATAGATTTATCTGTAACTGGAATATTAATTAAAATAAAAAAAGATACTAATTATTCTATATCTGAAGGTGATAATGTTAAGCTTAAGTTTTATATTCCTGAAGGATATATGAAAGAAGGATATGATCACAAAGTAAAAATAAATTCAAATATAGTTAGAAGCTTTGAGGACGAAGAATACATTTACTTTGGATGTGTATTTGAAAAAAATCTTCATAATTATTTTACAAAAAGAAGATGGATATCAGAAATCTCAATTGCGAGTATTTTCTTAGGATTAGTTTCTTTTAGTATAATTGGGATGAGGATAAATAGTGTGATTTATTTTAGATATGATCCACTTATATATGGATATAGTATTTTAACAGCTGTATACTTATTATCCAGATATTTATTTGGAGCCTTTTATAAAAGTGTGCCTATTGATGAAAATTATACACCAGGTGTTTCAGTTATAATACCTTGTTTTAATGAAGAAGAATGGATACAAAAGACTATTATTGGATGTTTAAATCAAGATTATCCAATAGATAAGTTAGAAGTTATAGTAGTTGATGACTGTTCAAATGATAATTCTGTACAGAAAATAAATGAAATTATTGAAAGATTAAAAGTAGAGTGTAGTGATTATGATGTTGAGTCAAGAATAAAGTTTATTCTACAACCTGATAACAGAGGTAAAAGAGAGGCTCTTGTAGCAGGTGTTAATGTAGCAAAACATGAATTAGTAACATTTGTTGATTCGGATAGTTTTTTAGAGCCAAGAGCTATAAAGAACCTTGTGCAACCATTTAGAGATCCAAAAGTAGGTGGTGTTACAGGTAGAACTGATGTTGAAAATGCTTGGACAAATTATATAACTAAGATGCAGGCAGTAAGATATTATGTTGCATTTCGAATGATAAAGGCTGCAGAGTCTATATTTGATTGCGTTACTTGTCTTTCTGGGCCAATATCATGTTATAGAAAAGACTTAGTAGATAAATACAAATATGACTGGCTAAGTCAAACTTTTTTAGGCCAACCAGCAACATTTGGTGATGATAGAAGTATGACTAACTTTATACTTAAACATCATAGAACAGTATATCAAGATAGTGCAATATGCACTACAATAGTTCCTTCAGATTTTAAAGTTTTCTTAAAACAACAAATGAGATGGAAACGTTCATGGCTTAGAGAGTCAATAAGAGCTGGAGGATTTATGTGGAAGAAAGAGCCTTTCCATGCGATTTCTTTTTATGCAGGTATTATAGTTCCAGTATTGGCTCCTTTAATTGTTATATATAATATGATGTATGTTCCGATTGTATATAAAACTTTCCCAATAGTATTTATATCTGGAATATTACTTATGAGCTTTTTAATGAGTTTTGTATACTTACTGTTTAGGAAAAGTAAGATATGGATTTATGGTTTATGGTTTTGCTTATTCTATGAATGCATATTAATATGGCAAATGCCAATAGCATGTCTTACATTCTGGAAGTCAACTTGGGGAACTAGAAAAACAAAAGAAGATATAGAACATGAGAAAAAGCAAAAGAAAAGAAAACAAGATAAAATAAGAAGAAAAAATATGAAAGAAGAATACGCCCATTCTAAATAG
- a CDS encoding polysaccharide deacetylase family protein gives MRKYKDDLPKDIRKKNMKKTIRTIAQILFCITVVTFVTIYIKFPKMYKEDNKANWNQSNGFIALSYVGVARKDNNDLVSIERLDSHLKALHEAGYVSIGIDDIINFYEKGSPLPEKALYLTFEDGRKDSMIFAQKVLEKYNFKATMMSYAGNVVSKDRIFIKEKELKYLDENSFWEIGTNGYRFSYINVFDKNENIEDEDKDGKYKKEKFKYNHYLMDYIRDEDGIPLESKSEMRDRINWDYKRMKEIYEDALEYNPKAYAIMHANAIYENINEAVEDVNLENIYDQFDIMFNREGSCYNTSKTNKYNLTRMQVGSDWSVNKLLMEIKSWTDSKTPYVVGDEEAVSRWAIKGGVMNQDDNKLILTSPKGEKSFAYLKGSDTWKDIDLSLYLSGRDFGTQSVYLKYLDSNNYIKMMLKNNIIYIIEKTESSKEKVVFKSEMPNADKLPEIDDNFDLDRIDGNENYDESVTDKKYDSFDINHQLSRTYKSNESSMESPVSWKISVQIKDSNMSIMVGNKILANDIVINDKLNYGGFAIECYSNNDEIYDGVYDELTVSPINEE, from the coding sequence GTGAGAAAGTACAAAGATGATTTACCAAAAGACATAAGAAAAAAAAATATGAAAAAGACTATAAGAACTATAGCCCAAATCTTATTTTGTATAACTGTAGTTACTTTCGTGACAATTTATATAAAATTTCCTAAAATGTACAAAGAAGATAACAAAGCGAATTGGAATCAATCTAATGGATTTATAGCACTATCGTATGTAGGAGTTGCAAGAAAAGATAATAATGACTTAGTGTCTATAGAAAGACTTGATTCACATCTTAAGGCATTACATGAAGCTGGATATGTTAGTATAGGTATTGATGATATTATAAACTTTTATGAAAAAGGTTCACCACTTCCAGAGAAAGCTTTATATTTAACTTTTGAAGATGGTAGAAAAGATTCAATGATATTTGCACAAAAAGTTTTAGAAAAATACAATTTCAAAGCAACTATGATGAGTTATGCAGGAAATGTAGTTAGCAAAGACAGAATTTTTATAAAAGAGAAGGAATTAAAATACTTAGATGAAAATTCATTTTGGGAAATTGGAACTAATGGATATAGATTTTCATATATAAATGTCTTTGATAAAAATGAAAATATAGAAGATGAAGATAAAGATGGAAAGTATAAAAAAGAAAAATTCAAATATAATCACTATCTAATGGACTATATAAGAGATGAAGATGGGATTCCTCTTGAAAGTAAATCAGAAATGAGAGATAGAATTAATTGGGATTATAAAAGAATGAAAGAAATCTATGAAGATGCTTTAGAATATAATCCAAAGGCATATGCGATAATGCATGCAAATGCTATATATGAAAATATAAATGAAGCTGTAGAAGATGTAAACTTAGAAAATATATATGATCAATTTGATATTATGTTCAATAGAGAAGGTTCTTGTTATAATACATCAAAAACAAATAAGTATAATCTTACAAGAATGCAAGTAGGTTCAGATTGGTCAGTTAATAAGTTATTAATGGAAATAAAAAGTTGGACAGATAGTAAAACACCTTATGTAGTAGGAGATGAAGAAGCTGTTAGTAGGTGGGCTATTAAAGGTGGAGTAATGAACCAAGACGATAATAAACTTATTCTTACATCACCTAAAGGAGAAAAGTCTTTCGCTTATCTTAAGGGTAGTGATACTTGGAAAGATATAGATTTATCGTTATACTTATCTGGAAGAGATTTTGGAACTCAATCTGTTTATTTAAAATATTTAGACTCTAACAATTATATAAAGATGATGTTAAAGAATAACATTATTTATATAATAGAAAAAACTGAATCATCTAAAGAAAAGGTTGTATTTAAAAGCGAAATGCCAAATGCAGATAAACTTCCTGAAATAGATGATAACTTTGACTTAGATAGAATAGATGGAAATGAAAATTATGATGAATCTGTTACAGATAAAAAATATGACTCATTTGATATAAATCACCAACTAAGCAGGACTTACAAATCAAATGAATCAAGTATGGAATCTCCTGTATCATGGAAGATAAGTGTACAAATAAAAGATAGCAATATGTCTATAATGGTAGGAAACAAAATTTTAGCAAATGATATAGTGATTAATGACAAATTAAATTACGGTGGATTTGCCATTGAATGTTATAGTAATAATGATGAAATTTATGATGGTGTATATGATGAACTTACTGTATCACCTATAAACGAAGAATAA
- a CDS encoding glycosyl hydrolase family 18 protein: MKSKKIIYLGIALISILLISAIIKSMLIKEDKNNDKNDDISAWIVDWCIDDGIKEVNSLESNLNSIQVFGAYFNDKDEVFIAEDILNKDLNIQKDLYLTVVNDIIYENKKPVQKDTELISRILSDDEKRNKHINELIDLVNKYEFDGLELDYEKIDSNLWDEYILFIDDLGQLLSKNNKKLRVVLEPSSPFDEFDMPSEYEYVVMAYNLYGYGTGPGPKADKSFIKTLSKKSVSNLENVRIAFSLGGFDWNENEESPKALTKPDIDKIITECNININRDEKSGANYFYYYDLDNVKHTVWYSDEETIKTWMDTSKEEGVNKFALWRLGNSF, translated from the coding sequence ATGAAATCTAAAAAAATTATTTATTTAGGTATTGCACTAATTAGTATATTACTAATTAGTGCAATTATAAAAAGCATGCTTATAAAAGAAGATAAAAACAATGATAAAAATGATGATATATCTGCATGGATAGTAGATTGGTGCATAGACGATGGAATAAAAGAAGTAAATTCCCTAGAAAGTAACTTAAATAGTATACAGGTATTTGGTGCATATTTTAATGATAAAGATGAAGTATTTATTGCAGAAGATATATTAAATAAGGATCTTAATATACAAAAAGATTTATACTTAACTGTTGTAAATGATATTATATATGAAAATAAAAAACCTGTGCAAAAAGATACTGAATTAATAAGTAGAATATTATCTGATGATGAAAAAAGAAATAAACATATAAATGAACTCATAGACTTAGTCAATAAGTATGAATTTGATGGTTTAGAATTAGATTATGAAAAAATCGACTCTAATTTATGGGATGAATATATTTTATTTATAGATGATTTGGGTCAACTATTAAGTAAAAATAATAAAAAGCTTAGAGTAGTTTTAGAACCAAGTAGTCCATTCGATGAATTTGATATGCCAAGTGAGTATGAATATGTGGTTATGGCATATAACTTATATGGATATGGGACTGGACCAGGACCTAAAGCAGATAAATCATTTATAAAAACTTTATCTAAAAAGTCTGTATCTAATTTAGAAAATGTTAGAATAGCATTTTCTTTAGGTGGATTTGATTGGAATGAAAATGAAGAATCACCAAAAGCATTGACTAAACCTGACATTGACAAAATAATAACAGAGTGTAATATTAATATAAACAGAGATGAAAAAAGTGGTGCTAATTATTTTTATTACTATGATTTAGATAATGTTAAACATACAGTATGGTATAGTGATGAAGAAACTATTAAAACTTGGATGGATACATCTAAAGAAGAAGGAGTAAATAAATTTGCATTGTGGAGATTAGGAAATAGCTTTTAA
- a CDS encoding polysaccharide deacetylase family protein: MKNYFKFFTLIFILISANFLAGCNKDKYPLDYSEKLQKKNKVEDISYDIDKNKGKSKVISSVLTDEKVLSLTFQGMGNEESLNKLLDELDKYNIKATFFVSGIKVAEEPELANLIVNRGHELGNLTLYAGDLTELSYEEKVRQIKRSHDVIKKYTNVDIKYLRAGNGAIDEEVKVAAANCDYENIVSYSVNPQDWQGKSVDEIVDIINENVSRGSILTLSADKNLDAYKSIKSIVESLNERNFKFVPLDKLISINNDDFKLDENWYEQIEKKYEEGFKIINNGLRSEKKVALTFDDWASDDTVDEILDILDKYNIKATFFLRAKGVEQNPSLAYTISQRGHEIASHTYEHINLDTLTEEEIKEDLIKSHEVISNAIQKEAKLYLRPPRGIINEEIAKIAGECGYEDIIMYDNPSALDWKEDKSAKEIANHVLKNNSSNGDIILLHILDNINTAKALPTIIEGLHNKGLEIVTVGDLLNDN, from the coding sequence ATGAAGAATTATTTTAAGTTTTTTACTTTGATATTTATACTAATAAGTGCAAATTTTCTAGCAGGATGCAATAAAGATAAATATCCATTAGATTATAGTGAAAAACTTCAAAAGAAAAATAAAGTAGAAGATATATCGTATGATATAGATAAAAACAAGGGGAAAAGTAAAGTTATATCAAGTGTTTTGACTGATGAAAAAGTCTTATCTCTTACATTTCAAGGAATGGGAAATGAAGAAAGTCTAAATAAGTTACTTGATGAATTAGATAAATACAATATAAAAGCAACATTTTTTGTTTCGGGCATAAAAGTAGCAGAAGAACCTGAATTAGCAAATTTAATAGTTAATAGAGGTCACGAACTAGGAAATTTAACATTGTATGCAGGGGATTTAACAGAGTTAAGTTATGAGGAGAAAGTTAGGCAAATAAAAAGATCTCATGATGTAATAAAAAAATATACAAATGTTGATATTAAGTACCTTAGGGCTGGAAATGGTGCTATAGATGAAGAGGTAAAAGTAGCTGCTGCAAATTGTGATTATGAAAATATAGTAAGTTATAGTGTAAATCCTCAAGATTGGCAAGGTAAAAGTGTAGATGAAATTGTAGATATAATAAATGAAAATGTATCTAGAGGTAGTATACTTACTTTAAGTGCAGATAAAAATTTAGATGCTTATAAATCTATAAAAAGTATTGTAGAAAGTTTAAATGAAAGAAACTTTAAATTTGTACCATTAGATAAGCTTATATCTATTAATAATGACGATTTTAAATTAGATGAAAATTGGTATGAACAAATTGAAAAGAAATATGAAGAAGGATTTAAAATAATAAACAACGGCTTAAGAAGTGAGAAGAAGGTAGCATTAACATTTGATGATTGGGCGAGTGATGATACTGTTGATGAAATCTTAGATATACTAGACAAATATAATATAAAAGCAACATTTTTCCTAAGAGCTAAAGGTGTAGAACAAAATCCAAGTTTAGCTTATACTATATCTCAAAGAGGTCATGAAATAGCAAGCCATACTTATGAACATATAAATTTAGATACACTTACTGAAGAAGAAATTAAAGAAGATTTAATAAAATCTCATGAAGTCATATCTAATGCTATTCAAAAAGAAGCTAAGTTATATTTAAGACCTCCAAGAGGTATTATTAATGAAGAAATAGCAAAAATAGCAGGAGAATGTGGATATGAAGACATTATAATGTATGATAATCCAAGTGCACTAGACTGGAAAGAAGATAAAAGTGCTAAGGAAATTGCAAATCATGTTCTTAAGAATAACTCATCAAATGGAGATATTATATTACTTCATATTTTAGATAATATAAATACAGCAAAGGCTCTTCCAACTATTATTGAAGGTCTACACAATAAAGGGCTTGAAATAGTAACAGTTGGAGATCTACTTAATGATAATTAG
- a CDS encoding ligand-binding sensor domain-containing protein, with protein MRLKILIVLILLNILIPIKIYAEMPNNASFEKISIDEGLSNEEVTTIFQDSKGYMWIGTKDGLNRYDGEQIKIYNCNVEDKNTLSSTYINDIEEDIYGNIWIATDHGLDFLIRDTDTVKRMKDRKDIYNLGNMKITSLLKSSYDKNIIWVGTENGLMKINVKNKSVKAFYYDENNLNSLTSSSITCLEEDENNTLWVGTRKGINLIDKNSDIYRSENLIYDDRLFISHLSKDNSGNIWISTKQGIYKFNVREGQDDNILIINNRRIEEYNLKEKTTINIQNLENSKEKFYDNLIFIDSKNNKWFSSSRGAVRFSNDTNEMDIFGKYLEYKHSMTSNVITCYYEDSNGTIWIGTDKGTNILNSTIFNYTKNTDKNIVGMLLHNGFIWIATKFNGIYVYDSETGELLYNIYEEEDFSFKDRDIKDFFEIDENNILIVTNKDIICFNTKEHSYKEILIGNDYSIELKYIYNDG; from the coding sequence ATGAGATTAAAAATTTTAATAGTACTTATTTTACTTAATATTTTAATACCTATAAAAATATATGCAGAAATGCCGAATAACGCAAGTTTTGAGAAGATATCTATTGATGAAGGGCTTTCAAATGAAGAAGTAACAACAATATTTCAAGATAGTAAAGGATATATGTGGATAGGTACAAAAGATGGTCTAAATAGGTATGATGGAGAACAAATAAAAATATATAATTGTAATGTTGAAGATAAAAATACTTTAAGTTCGACGTATATAAATGATATAGAAGAAGATATTTATGGGAATATATGGATAGCAACAGATCACGGATTAGATTTTTTAATTAGAGATACAGACACTGTTAAAAGAATGAAAGATAGAAAAGATATATATAACTTAGGCAACATGAAAATAACTTCGTTGCTAAAGAGTAGCTATGATAAAAATATAATATGGGTTGGTACTGAAAACGGTTTGATGAAAATAAACGTTAAAAATAAATCTGTTAAAGCCTTTTATTATGATGAGAATAATTTAAACTCACTAACTAGTTCATCTATAACTTGTTTAGAAGAGGATGAAAATAACACTCTATGGGTTGGAACCAGGAAAGGTATAAATTTAATAGATAAAAATTCAGATATATATAGAAGTGAAAATCTAATATATGATGATAGATTATTTATTTCTCACCTATCAAAAGATAATTCAGGAAATATATGGATTTCAACTAAACAAGGTATATATAAATTCAATGTAAGAGAAGGTCAAGATGATAATATACTTATAATTAATAACAGAAGAATTGAAGAATATAATTTAAAAGAAAAGACTACGATTAATATTCAGAATTTAGAAAATAGTAAAGAAAAATTTTATGATAATCTTATATTCATTGATAGTAAAAACAACAAATGGTTCTCTAGTAGTCGAGGGGCAGTAAGATTCTCAAATGATACAAATGAAATGGATATATTTGGAAAATATTTAGAATATAAACACTCAATGACAAGTAATGTTATAACCTGTTATTATGAAGATTCTAACGGCACAATATGGATTGGAACGGATAAAGGTACTAATATATTAAATTCTACTATATTTAATTATACTAAGAATACAGATAAAAATATAGTAGGTATGTTGTTACATAATGGTTTTATATGGATAGCAACTAAATTTAATGGGATATATGTATATGATTCAGAAACTGGTGAGCTATTATATAACATATATGAAGAAGAAGATTTTAGTTTTAAAGATAGAGATATAAAAGATTTTTTTGAAATAGACGAAAATAACATTCTTATAGTAACTAATAAAGATATAATATGCTTTAATACAAAAGAACATTCATATAAAGAAATCTTAATTGGAAATGATTATTCTATTGAACTAAAATATATTTATAATGATGGATAA